The proteins below come from a single Nitrospirota bacterium genomic window:
- a CDS encoding mannose-1-phosphate guanylyltransferase/mannose-6-phosphate isomerase encodes MSTIEPRTTNLELNTHLYPVILAGGSGTRFWPLSRHLYPKQLLRIIGDETLIQQTMRRVLGCASADRVLISTNPSQADSIRVQLQEWKEAIRDNFIIEPEGRNTAPAIALVALELVRRDPDAVMLVLPADHVIKRERRFQRAVAFGTHLAAKGFLVTFGIKPTRPETGYGYIQPKRAVRLARAGKLVGHPVARFVEKPNAVKAAQYLKAGNYYWNSGIFVWRARTILDELSRHQPALARSMHKIEVLLASGAPRSEVDDAYRNVTPVSIDNGVMERSSRAAVIPVDFVWSDVGNWSSLEEVAPLDKTGNVVSGRVVDLESRNSILYADRRLVATIGLSDMVVVDTPDATLVCPKSRSQDVKKVVELLKKQGAPEHLEHLTVYRPWGSYTVLEEGPGYKVKRVTVNPGGRLSLQLHHQRSEHWVVISGTARVTRGEEVFDLTVGRSTAIPVETKHRLENPGRETLHIIEVQNGPYLGEDDIVRFQDDYGRTDKR; translated from the coding sequence ATGAGCACCATCGAACCTCGAACCACGAACCTCGAACTGAACACCCACCTCTATCCCGTCATCCTCGCTGGCGGGAGCGGCACGCGGTTCTGGCCGTTGAGCCGGCATCTGTACCCCAAACAGCTTCTCCGCATCATCGGAGACGAAACGCTCATCCAACAGACGATGCGGCGGGTCCTGGGCTGCGCGTCCGCGGACCGCGTGTTGATCTCCACCAATCCATCGCAAGCGGATTCCATTCGGGTTCAACTGCAAGAGTGGAAAGAGGCGATCCGGGACAACTTTATCATCGAACCGGAGGGGCGGAACACGGCTCCGGCGATCGCCCTCGTCGCGCTCGAGTTGGTTCGGCGCGATCCCGACGCCGTCATGCTTGTGTTGCCGGCCGACCATGTGATCAAACGGGAGCGGCGGTTCCAGCGCGCCGTGGCGTTTGGAACGCATCTGGCCGCGAAGGGCTTTCTGGTCACCTTCGGCATCAAGCCCACCAGGCCGGAAACCGGGTACGGGTATATTCAGCCGAAACGGGCCGTCCGCCTCGCCAGAGCGGGGAAGCTGGTCGGCCATCCGGTCGCGCGGTTTGTTGAAAAGCCGAACGCGGTCAAGGCGGCCCAGTACCTGAAGGCGGGCAACTATTATTGGAACAGCGGCATTTTCGTCTGGCGGGCTCGAACCATTCTCGATGAGTTGAGCAGGCATCAGCCGGCCCTCGCTCGCTCGATGCACAAAATCGAAGTGTTGCTCGCGAGCGGCGCGCCGAGGAGCGAGGTCGATGACGCCTACCGCAACGTGACGCCGGTCTCGATCGATAACGGGGTCATGGAACGTTCCTCCCGGGCGGCGGTCATTCCGGTCGACTTCGTCTGGTCGGATGTCGGGAACTGGAGCAGTCTGGAAGAGGTGGCGCCGCTCGACAAGACCGGGAACGTGGTCAGCGGCCGCGTGGTGGATCTCGAGAGTCGCAACTCGATTCTCTATGCCGACCGGCGGCTGGTGGCGACGATCGGTCTCTCCGATATGGTCGTGGTGGATACGCCGGACGCGACGCTGGTGTGTCCCAAGTCCCGGTCGCAGGACGTCAAGAAGGTGGTGGAACTGCTCAAGAAACAGGGGGCGCCGGAACACCTCGAACACCTGACGGTGTACCGGCCGTGGGGGTCCTATACGGTGTTGGAAGAAGGTCCGGGATACAAGGTCAAACGGGTGACGGTGAACCCGGGCGGCCGCCTGTCCCTTCAACTGCACCATCAGCGCAGCGAGCACTGGGTGGTCATCAGCGGAACCGCGCGGGTGACGCGCGGGGAGGAAGTCTTCGATCTCACGGTCGGCAGGAGCACGGCCATCCCGGTCGAAACCAAGCATCGACTGGAAAACCCCGGCCGGGAGACGCTGCACATCATTGAGGTCCAGAACGGCCCCTACCTGGGCGAGGACGACATCGTGCGGTTTCAGGACGACTACGGGCGAACCGACAAACGTTAA
- a CDS encoding glycosyltransferase family 1 protein, whose amino-acid sequence MKIVVAAWHLRDFNVGLGRYCRELIDAIGRVDRDNQYDVLMPTDACRFPERPNFRYRLIRFPVFRRRFWEQMAPLLVGRYDVLHFPYDSRVAWKRGKFIATVHDVKPLLFGALRPRRSFGGVIERILVGDRWAGLDHVVTDSESSRQDLMRQVGLPAHRVTVVPPGVDPARFRPAGAEEQFDVRRSTLAGLKPRTSNLERRTGPRPYILCVAGSDPTKNVSTLVEAFAKLALPIRETHDLVLVGDVGKRTEVRDQIVVAGLEKQAVFTGVVSDERLIELYQHAAAFVFPSLYEGFGLPVLEAMACGCPVISSNAASLPEVAGDAAILVDPKDTQGFSDAMARVLADADLRRDLREKGLTQAAQFTWDRTAREMVAVYRKVGEG is encoded by the coding sequence GTGAAGATCGTCGTCGCGGCCTGGCATCTGAGGGATTTCAACGTCGGGCTCGGGCGCTACTGCCGGGAACTGATTGACGCGATCGGGCGGGTCGATCGGGACAATCAGTATGACGTGTTGATGCCCACGGACGCCTGCCGGTTTCCGGAGCGGCCCAATTTTCGATACCGGCTGATTCGATTTCCCGTGTTCCGGCGACGGTTTTGGGAGCAGATGGCCCCGCTGCTCGTCGGACGCTATGACGTGCTTCACTTCCCCTACGACTCCCGCGTGGCGTGGAAACGAGGCAAGTTCATCGCGACCGTTCATGACGTGAAGCCGCTCCTCTTCGGTGCACTTCGCCCGCGCAGGAGCTTCGGCGGCGTGATCGAGCGAATATTGGTCGGGGATCGGTGGGCCGGCCTCGACCACGTGGTGACCGACTCGGAGTCTTCCCGCCAAGATCTCATGCGACAGGTGGGCCTCCCGGCTCACCGGGTTACGGTGGTCCCGCCGGGAGTGGACCCGGCGCGCTTTCGGCCAGCCGGCGCAGAAGAGCAGTTCGATGTTCGACGTTCGACGTTGGCAGGCTTGAAACCTCGAACCTCGAACCTCGAACGTCGAACGGGTCCCCGTCCCTACATCCTCTGCGTGGCCGGGTCCGATCCGACCAAAAACGTCTCGACGTTGGTGGAGGCATTCGCTAAACTGGCGCTCCCGATCCGGGAGACGCATGATCTGGTCCTCGTCGGGGATGTCGGAAAACGAACGGAAGTGCGCGATCAGATTGTCGTAGCCGGTCTCGAGAAACAGGCGGTCTTCACTGGCGTTGTGAGCGATGAGCGCTTGATCGAGTTGTATCAACATGCCGCCGCCTTCGTCTTTCCCTCCCTCTACGAGGGGTTCGGTCTACCGGTGCTGGAGGCGATGGCGTGCGGCTGTCCGGTGATCAGTTCCAATGCCGCGTCGCTGCCCGAGGTCGCGGGCGATGCGGCGATCCTGGTCGATCCGAAGGATACTCAGGGCTTCAGCGACGCGATGGCGCGTGTGCTCGCCGATGCGGACCTGCGCCGCGATCTCCGCGAAAAGGGATTAACCCAGGCGGCTCAGTTCACCTGGGACCGGACGGCGCGGGAGATGGTGGCGGTGTATCGGAAGGTGGGAGAGGGATAA
- the rfbD gene encoding dTDP-4-dehydrorhamnose reductase: MKILITGADGQLGNELRLVLRDETLILGIWPQFDLEQPDVERYVVEAGPDVVIHAAAYTNVDQAEREPDRAMRINADGTRRVAQAAAKVGAKFIYLSTDYVFDGRKRAPYVETDNPHPINVYGRSKLQGEREAFARCPSTLVIRTSWLYGPTGKNFVRTILQLATEQPVLRVVADQRGCPTHAGDLAGAIRQVLPLDLHGILHIAGEGDCTWHEFACEIVSLMGLPVRVEPISTDDAGRLARRPAYSVLSCRRLNDAGVRMPHWKEALARFVSDVRSSKLTEKAFEVDTRGV, from the coding sequence ATGAAAATTCTGATCACCGGCGCCGACGGACAGCTTGGGAACGAATTGCGACTGGTGTTGCGCGACGAGACACTTATCTTGGGAATCTGGCCGCAGTTCGATCTGGAACAACCCGACGTGGAACGGTACGTCGTCGAAGCCGGGCCGGACGTGGTCATCCATGCGGCAGCTTATACGAACGTGGATCAGGCCGAGCGAGAGCCGGACAGGGCCATGCGCATCAATGCGGACGGCACGCGGCGGGTGGCGCAGGCCGCGGCCAAGGTCGGGGCGAAGTTCATCTACCTCTCGACCGACTATGTCTTCGACGGGCGGAAACGTGCTCCATACGTGGAGACGGACAACCCACATCCGATCAATGTGTACGGTCGATCGAAGTTGCAAGGCGAACGAGAGGCGTTCGCACGCTGTCCGAGTACCTTAGTGATCAGGACGTCCTGGCTCTACGGCCCGACTGGGAAGAACTTTGTGCGCACCATTCTGCAACTCGCGACCGAGCAGCCGGTGCTCCGGGTTGTGGCGGATCAGCGGGGATGCCCGACGCATGCGGGGGATTTGGCCGGCGCGATTCGCCAGGTCCTACCTCTGGATCTGCACGGCATTCTGCACATCGCCGGAGAAGGTGACTGTACCTGGCATGAGTTCGCCTGCGAGATCGTCTCCTTGATGGGCCTCCCGGTGCGGGTGGAACCCATATCGACCGATGACGCCGGCCGGCTGGCTCGACGGCCCGCGTACTCCGTCTTGTCTTGTCGGCGGCTGAACGACGCCGGGGTGCGCATGCCGCACTGGAAGGAGGCCCTCGCCCGCTTCGTGAGCGATGTTCGAAGTTCGAAGTTGACAGAGAAAGCGTTCGAAGTTGACACAAGAGGCGTTTGA
- a CDS encoding GDP-mannose 4,6-dehydratase, whose translation MKRALITGITGQDGSYLAEFLLQKGYEVHGIVRRVAIEDPEHRLWRILSIKERLHLHAASLESLPSIYRVLQAVRPDECYHLAAQSFVAYSFEDEFSTLNANINGTHHILAALRDCVPQCRFYFAASSEMFGKVEQTPQTETTPFHPRSAYGISKVAGFDLTRNYREAYGIFACSGILYNHESPRRGYEFVTRKITSHAARIKLGLAKELRLGNLEAKRDWGHAREYVKAMWLMLQQDQPDDYVIATGEQHTVREFAEIAFAHLGLNYRDYVTIDPQFLRPADVETLLGDASKAKRVLGWSYSVTFKDLVEEMVEADLRWLSGAPRHKM comes from the coding sequence ATGAAGCGCGCATTGATTACCGGCATCACCGGACAGGACGGATCGTACCTGGCCGAATTTCTCCTGCAGAAGGGCTATGAGGTGCACGGGATCGTCCGCCGGGTGGCGATTGAAGACCCGGAGCACAGGCTCTGGCGCATTCTTTCGATCAAAGAGCGGCTCCATCTGCACGCGGCTTCGCTGGAGAGCCTCCCGAGCATTTATCGCGTGCTTCAGGCCGTCCGGCCGGATGAGTGTTACCACTTGGCTGCGCAGAGCTTCGTCGCCTACTCGTTCGAGGACGAATTTTCGACGTTGAACGCCAACATCAACGGCACGCACCATATCCTGGCCGCATTACGCGACTGCGTGCCGCAGTGCCGGTTCTATTTCGCGGCGTCCAGCGAAATGTTCGGGAAGGTGGAACAGACTCCCCAGACCGAAACGACGCCGTTTCACCCCCGTTCGGCGTACGGCATTTCGAAAGTGGCCGGGTTCGATCTGACGAGGAATTACCGCGAAGCCTACGGGATCTTTGCGTGCTCCGGCATCCTGTATAATCACGAGTCGCCGCGGCGGGGGTATGAGTTCGTGACCAGGAAGATCACGTCGCATGCCGCCAGAATCAAGCTGGGGTTGGCCAAGGAATTGCGGCTGGGCAATCTGGAGGCCAAGCGCGACTGGGGGCATGCGCGTGAATACGTGAAAGCGATGTGGCTGATGCTGCAGCAGGACCAGCCCGACGATTACGTGATCGCGACCGGCGAACAGCATACTGTCCGTGAGTTCGCGGAGATCGCCTTCGCGCACCTCGGTCTGAACTATCGCGACTATGTCACGATCGACCCGCAGTTTCTGCGTCCGGCCGATGTGGAGACGTTGCTGGGCGACGCCTCGAAGGCGAAACGGGTGTTGGGGTGGTCCTATTCGGTCACCTTCAAGGACCTGGTTGAAGAAATGGTCGAGGCGGATCTCCGGTGGTTGAGCGGAGCGCCGCGACACAAGATGTGA
- a CDS encoding sugar phosphate nucleotidyltransferase, whose product MKGVVLAGGLGSRLLPLTRVTNKHLLPVYDRPMIYYPIQTLVNAGIREIMLVTGGNNAGDFLRLLGNGKEFGLKHLDYTYQEGEGGIADALRLAEYFADGEPICVVLGDNIIERNILRAAQAFREQKIGAKILLKEVKDPQRFGVPVLDGRRVVKIEEKPTNPQSPYAVTGIYFYDAQVFEIIRTLKPSSRGELEITDVNNAYIEAGELTWDLLEGWWTDAGTIESLYLANQLVSQTGANHIDQ is encoded by the coding sequence ATGAAAGGCGTGGTCCTTGCCGGAGGACTCGGCTCGCGGTTATTGCCGCTGACGCGGGTGACGAACAAACACCTGTTGCCGGTGTACGACCGGCCGATGATCTATTATCCGATCCAGACCCTGGTCAATGCTGGCATTCGGGAGATCATGCTCGTCACCGGCGGCAACAATGCGGGCGACTTTCTGAGGCTGCTGGGAAACGGGAAAGAATTCGGTCTCAAGCACCTCGACTACACCTACCAGGAGGGGGAAGGCGGGATTGCCGACGCGCTTCGGTTGGCCGAATACTTCGCCGACGGTGAGCCGATCTGTGTCGTGCTGGGCGACAACATCATCGAGCGCAATATCCTGCGCGCGGCTCAGGCTTTTCGGGAGCAGAAAATCGGCGCGAAGATTTTGCTGAAGGAAGTCAAAGACCCGCAACGCTTCGGCGTCCCCGTTCTGGACGGCCGGCGGGTGGTCAAGATTGAGGAGAAACCGACCAACCCGCAGTCACCATATGCCGTCACCGGGATCTACTTTTACGATGCCCAGGTCTTCGAGATCATTCGAACCCTCAAGCCGTCGTCCCGCGGCGAGCTCGAGATCACCGACGTGAACAACGCGTACATCGAAGCAGGCGAGTTGACCTGGGATCTGCTCGAAGGCTGGTGGACCGACGCCGGCACGATCGAGTCCCTGTACCTTGCGAATCAACTGGTCAGCCAGACCGGCGCGAATCATATCGATCAGTAA
- a CDS encoding nucleoside-diphosphate sugar epimerase/dehydratase, giving the protein MKTIAVKLFRKLSNAFGETVLRHRGVLVVATQLTLIALANVTAFLLRFDGGIPAAYGRLALYGLPFVLSVFGAGLWVFGIQRGLWRYVGLHDLGRILWASVAGSVTLYVILHGLLRWVEYPRSVIILTGLLSGLYLAGIRLGVRWFREWLQIFGPTARRVLIVGAGNAGELLVRDMLTDRRSTYKPVALVDDDPVKRKARIHGIPVIGTIADIKAAAERCEAQEIIVAIPSASTAVKQKILAASEGCTVPIKILPSVKQLLDDPVSLRQVKPMSLEDLLQREPIETDRQELHPLLEGKKVLVTGAGGSIGSELCRQIAHYRPAALILFERYENSLHAIDLELRRMFPGLTLLPLLGDVTLPERVAEVFRETSPDLVFHAAAHKHVPLMERNPGEAVRNNVFGTRTVAEAALLAGVQRFVLISTDKAVNPMSVMGATKRVAELLIQHMNGRGATKFTVVRFGNVLGSNGSVVPLFAEQIRKGGPVTVTHPDIKRYFMTIPEAVQLVLQASVLGQGGDVFVLDMGEQIRVADLARNMIVLSGLVPDKDIQIVYTGLRPGEKLFEELFEQSERVEPTCHPKIKRAVWRGTVPVEWDRALKELDAALHAHDEDRMIGVLKTLVPSYTPPAPGESAASSFSS; this is encoded by the coding sequence ATGAAAACGATTGCCGTTAAGCTGTTCAGAAAGTTATCGAACGCCTTCGGCGAGACGGTTCTCCGCCACCGTGGCGTGCTGGTGGTGGCGACCCAACTGACGTTGATCGCCCTGGCCAATGTGACCGCCTTCCTGCTGCGGTTCGACGGTGGGATCCCGGCGGCGTACGGGCGTTTGGCACTGTATGGGCTTCCCTTCGTCCTCTCCGTGTTCGGCGCGGGGCTTTGGGTCTTCGGCATCCAGCGGGGCCTCTGGCGGTACGTCGGGTTGCACGATCTGGGGAGAATTCTGTGGGCCTCCGTCGCGGGTTCGGTCACGCTGTACGTCATTCTGCACGGCCTGCTTCGTTGGGTGGAGTATCCGCGGTCGGTCATCATCCTCACTGGTCTGCTCAGCGGGTTGTATCTGGCCGGCATTCGCCTCGGCGTGCGCTGGTTCCGGGAATGGCTGCAGATTTTCGGTCCGACGGCCCGGCGTGTGTTGATTGTCGGCGCCGGCAATGCCGGAGAACTGCTCGTCCGCGACATGCTCACGGACCGGCGATCCACCTACAAACCCGTGGCGCTGGTCGATGACGATCCGGTGAAACGGAAGGCCAGGATCCACGGCATTCCGGTCATCGGGACGATCGCCGACATCAAAGCGGCGGCGGAGCGTTGCGAGGCGCAGGAGATCATCGTGGCGATCCCTTCGGCGTCGACCGCGGTCAAGCAAAAGATTCTGGCGGCGTCGGAGGGCTGCACGGTGCCGATCAAGATTCTGCCGAGCGTCAAGCAGTTGTTGGACGACCCGGTCTCGCTGCGACAGGTCAAACCGATGAGCCTCGAGGATTTGCTGCAGCGCGAACCGATCGAGACCGATCGCCAGGAGTTGCATCCGCTGCTGGAAGGCAAAAAGGTCCTGGTGACGGGGGCCGGGGGCTCCATCGGTTCCGAGCTCTGCCGCCAGATTGCGCACTATCGGCCGGCGGCGCTGATTCTTTTCGAACGATATGAAAACAGCCTGCACGCCATTGACCTGGAGTTGCGGCGGATGTTCCCGGGCCTGACGCTTTTGCCTCTGCTGGGCGACGTGACGCTGCCGGAGCGGGTGGCCGAGGTGTTCCGGGAAACCTCACCCGATCTGGTCTTTCACGCGGCGGCTCATAAGCACGTCCCGCTCATGGAACGTAATCCGGGCGAAGCGGTTCGCAACAACGTCTTCGGCACACGCACGGTCGCCGAAGCGGCGCTCCTCGCCGGCGTGCAGCGGTTTGTGTTGATTTCCACGGATAAGGCGGTCAATCCCATGAGCGTCATGGGGGCGACGAAGCGGGTCGCCGAATTGCTGATCCAGCACATGAACGGCCGGGGAGCCACCAAGTTCACGGTCGTCCGTTTCGGCAACGTGTTGGGGAGCAACGGCAGCGTGGTCCCGTTGTTCGCGGAGCAGATCCGGAAAGGCGGACCGGTGACGGTGACTCACCCGGATATCAAACGGTACTTCATGACGATTCCCGAAGCCGTGCAGTTGGTGCTTCAGGCGAGCGTGTTGGGTCAAGGCGGTGATGTCTTTGTGCTGGATATGGGTGAGCAGATTCGGGTGGCGGACTTGGCGCGCAACATGATCGTCCTGTCGGGTCTGGTTCCGGACAAAGACATTCAGATTGTGTACACGGGGCTGAGGCCGGGCGAAAAGCTGTTTGAAGAATTATTCGAGCAATCGGAGCGTGTCGAGCCGACGTGCCATCCGAAGATCAAGCGGGCGGTCTGGCGCGGGACCGTGCCGGTCGAGTGGGACCGCGCGCTCAAAGAGCTTGACGCCGCCCTCCACGCCCATGACGAGGACCGGATGATCGGCGTGCTGAAAACACTGGTGCCGAGCTACACTCCGCCCGCCCCTGGAGAATCGGCCGCCTCGTCTTTCTCCTCGTGA
- a CDS encoding HAD hydrolase family protein, translated as MARSRSTDRRRRPKSKLNEALKRLRLFATDVDGVLTDAGMYYSESGDEWKKFNTRDGMGIKLLQKAGLITALVTQEHTKLVARRGEKLAIPEVHQGAFDKLTVLKEMAERHGFMLQEVAYIGDDVNDLAALKAVGFSAAPADALPPVRQVVDYVCRKKGGEGAVREVADLILEAKGSRYEVRSWRI; from the coding sequence ATGGCTCGGTCTCGGTCAACGGATCGACGGCGACGGCCCAAGTCGAAATTGAATGAAGCGCTGAAACGGCTCCGCCTCTTCGCCACCGATGTGGACGGGGTGCTCACGGACGCCGGGATGTATTATTCCGAATCGGGCGACGAGTGGAAGAAGTTCAACACGCGGGACGGGATGGGCATCAAGCTGCTGCAGAAGGCCGGACTTATCACCGCGCTGGTCACCCAGGAACACACGAAGCTGGTGGCGCGGCGTGGGGAGAAGCTGGCGATCCCGGAGGTGCACCAAGGCGCCTTTGACAAGCTGACCGTCCTCAAGGAGATGGCCGAGCGGCATGGATTCATGCTGCAAGAGGTGGCCTACATCGGCGATGACGTGAACGATCTCGCGGCGCTCAAAGCCGTCGGCTTTTCCGCCGCTCCGGCCGATGCGTTGCCGCCGGTGCGTCAGGTCGTGGACTATGTCTGCCGCAAGAAGGGGGGCGAAGGCGCGGTGCGCGAAGTGGCGGATCTGATCTTGGAAGCCAAAGGTTCGAGGTACGAAGTTCGAAGTTGGAGAATTTGA
- a CDS encoding UDP-glucuronic acid decarboxylase family protein produces MRILITGGAGFLGSHLCDALIAPGHRVVCMDNFVTGRPENIAHLMGHERFSFVKYNVCDYLHLDGPLDAVMHFASPASPQDYLELPIATLKVGALGTHKALGLAKAKGARFLLASTSEVYGDPLVNPQPESYWGNVNPISPRGVYDEAKRFAEALTMAYHRYHGLDTRIVRIFNTYGPRMRPHDGRVVSNFIVQALQGRPLTVFGDGTQTRSFCYVDDLIRGIVALLLAESDKSVGERTDRASFLTAPSPSKPASIHNPVNLGNPREVTVMEIARLVLKLTGSSSPIESRPLPVDDPKVRRPDIRRAQALLGWEPQVELEEGLARTIEYFRKVLAL; encoded by the coding sequence GTGCGAATCTTGATCACCGGCGGAGCCGGCTTTCTGGGCAGCCACTTGTGCGACGCCCTGATCGCGCCGGGTCATCGGGTGGTCTGCATGGACAACTTCGTCACGGGCCGGCCGGAGAACATCGCGCATCTCATGGGACACGAGCGGTTCAGCTTCGTGAAGTACAACGTGTGCGACTACCTGCACCTCGACGGCCCGCTCGATGCCGTGATGCATTTCGCCTCGCCCGCCAGTCCGCAGGACTACCTGGAGTTGCCGATCGCGACGCTGAAAGTCGGCGCGTTGGGGACGCACAAGGCGCTCGGGCTGGCGAAGGCGAAAGGCGCGCGGTTTCTCCTGGCGAGCACGTCGGAAGTGTACGGCGATCCGCTGGTCAACCCGCAGCCGGAGTCCTACTGGGGCAACGTCAATCCGATCAGTCCGCGAGGGGTGTACGACGAAGCCAAGCGCTTTGCGGAAGCCCTGACCATGGCCTACCACCGGTATCACGGCCTGGATACCCGGATCGTGCGGATCTTTAACACCTACGGCCCGCGCATGAGGCCGCACGACGGGCGCGTCGTGTCCAATTTCATCGTTCAGGCGTTGCAGGGCCGGCCGTTGACGGTGTTCGGAGACGGGACGCAGACCCGGAGTTTTTGTTACGTGGACGATCTGATCCGTGGTATCGTGGCCTTGCTCTTGGCCGAATCGGACAAGAGCGTCGGGGAACGGACCGATCGAGCGAGTTTCCTCACCGCGCCGTCTCCGTCCAAGCCGGCCAGCATTCATAACCCGGTCAATCTCGGCAATCCGCGGGAAGTGACGGTGATGGAGATCGCCCGACTGGTGTTGAAGCTGACCGGCTCCTCAAGCCCTATCGAAAGCCGGCCCCTGCCGGTGGACGATCCGAAGGTGCGCCGTCCCGATATCCGGCGGGCGCAGGCGCTGCTGGGCTGGGAGCCGCAAGTTGAGTTGGAAGAAGGACTGGCCCGCACAATCGAGTATTTTAGGAAGGTATTGGCTCTATGA
- the rfbB gene encoding dTDP-glucose 4,6-dehydratase, whose translation MRILLTGGAGFIGSHLVRRLLARPEHTIVNLDALRYSGNPANLADVQGHPRYVFVQGDICEQAVVSSVLREHRIEGVINCAAETHVDRSILDPGSFARTDVVGAGVLLEEARRAGVQRFLQVSTDEVYGSVEAGISKEDDPLDPRSPYAASKAGGDLLVRSYWTTYRFPVLITRGSNTYGPNQYPEKFIPLCVTNAIDDQPLPIYGDGRYRRDWLSVDDHCSAIEQVLLHGQPGTVYNVGGGNERENIAVAEMILKLLGKPMSLIRLIQDRPGHDRRYAVDCSRLRGLGWRPVIPFEEGLRATVRWYQEHESWWRPIKSGEFRAYYEQMYGKRLAEGSMFDGRRRVEDPSQP comes from the coding sequence ATGCGTATCTTGCTCACAGGGGGAGCTGGATTTATCGGATCGCATCTGGTCCGCCGCCTGCTCGCTCGTCCGGAACACACGATCGTCAATCTCGATGCGCTGCGCTACTCGGGAAACCCGGCCAATTTGGCTGACGTTCAGGGACATCCGCGCTATGTGTTCGTCCAGGGCGATATTTGCGAGCAAGCGGTCGTCTCGTCAGTGCTGCGGGAGCACCGTATCGAAGGGGTGATCAATTGCGCGGCCGAGACGCATGTCGATCGTTCGATCCTCGATCCCGGAAGCTTCGCGCGAACCGATGTGGTGGGGGCAGGGGTTCTGCTCGAAGAAGCGCGTCGGGCCGGTGTGCAGAGATTTCTGCAGGTCAGCACTGACGAGGTCTATGGGAGTGTGGAGGCCGGGATATCGAAGGAAGACGATCCGCTCGATCCACGCAGCCCCTATGCGGCCAGCAAGGCGGGCGGCGATCTATTGGTGCGCAGTTACTGGACGACCTATCGGTTCCCCGTGTTGATCACCCGCGGCAGCAATACTTACGGTCCGAATCAGTATCCGGAGAAGTTCATTCCGCTGTGCGTGACCAATGCGATCGACGATCAACCGCTTCCGATTTACGGGGACGGGCGTTACCGCCGCGACTGGCTGTCGGTCGACGATCATTGCTCGGCCATCGAGCAGGTCCTGCTGCACGGCCAGCCCGGAACCGTGTACAACGTCGGCGGCGGCAACGAACGGGAAAACATCGCCGTGGCAGAAATGATTCTGAAACTTCTCGGCAAGCCGATGTCGCTGATCCGCTTGATCCAAGACCGGCCCGGGCATGACCGCCGCTATGCGGTCGATTGCAGTCGGCTCCGGGGTCTTGGCTGGCGTCCAGTCATTCCGTTCGAGGAAGGGCTTCGAGCCACGGTCCGCTGGTATCAAGAGCATGAGTCTTGGTGGCGACCGATCAAGTCCGGAGAGTTCCGGGCGTATTACGAGCAGATGTACGGGAAGCGGCTTGCAGAGGGTTCGATGTTCGACGGGCGAAGGAGGGTAGAAGATCCTTCTCAACCTTGA